In one window of Clarias gariepinus isolate MV-2021 ecotype Netherlands chromosome 10, CGAR_prim_01v2, whole genome shotgun sequence DNA:
- the LOC128531625 gene encoding C-C motif chemokine 5-like has protein sequence MKTSCVFFVLGFVIVMAFSSEAQPFSVNHDSCCFEFFEGKIPPAHVRQVQVIDSHCPQHGFIVRTTKHHKLCVRKNPWA, from the exons ATGAAGACaagctgtgtgttttttgtctTGGGCTTCGTCATTGTCATGGCGTTCTCCTCTGAGGCTCAAC CTTTCAGCGTGAACCATGACTCGTGCTGTTTCGAATTCTTCGAGGGCAAAATTCCTCCTGCTCATGTCCGGCAAGTGCAAGTGATAGATTCACACTGTCCACAGCATGGCTTCAT tGTTAGAACAACTAAGCACCATAAACTGTGTGTTCGCAAAAACCCCTGGGCATAA